In a genomic window of Fimbriiglobus ruber:
- a CDS encoding IS630 family transposase: MAEARDGKRTVYFVDASHFVLASFLGWVWCFVRLHVRAASGRQRYNVLGALNAVTHELVTEINTTYITATSVCALLRKIAALGGSLPITLVLDNARYQRCALVEHTAKALGIELLFLPSYSPNLNLIERLWKFVKKEALNSRHHQDFKKFQEAIDHCLADLPTKHREKLATLMTHKFQTWDNVSLLDA; encoded by the coding sequence TTGGCGGAAGCCCGCGACGGTAAGCGGACGGTGTACTTCGTGGACGCGTCGCACTTCGTCTTGGCGTCGTTCCTGGGGTGGGTGTGGTGCTTCGTCCGGTTACATGTCCGGGCCGCGTCGGGACGGCAGAGGTACAACGTGCTGGGTGCGCTGAACGCGGTCACGCACGAGCTGGTGACAGAAATCAACACGACGTACATCACGGCCACCTCGGTGTGTGCGTTGCTCCGCAAGATCGCGGCCCTCGGTGGGTCATTGCCGATCACGCTGGTACTCGACAACGCCCGCTACCAGCGGTGCGCGCTGGTGGAGCACACGGCCAAGGCACTCGGGATCGAGTTGTTGTTCCTGCCGTCGTATTCGCCGAACCTGAACTTGATCGAGCGACTCTGGAAGTTCGTGAAGAAGGAGGCGTTGAACAGCCGCCACCATCAGGACTTCAAGAAGTTCCAGGAGGCCATCGACCATTGCTTGGCGGATCTGCCGACGAAACACCGAGAGAAACTGGCGACCCTGATGACCCACAAATTCCAGACGTGGGACAATGTGTCACTCCTGGACGCGTAA
- a CDS encoding helix-turn-helix domain-containing protein, protein MRPQYSFPEPVVQAIADARYRHPDPRVQERMEILWLKTRNVTHSRIAELANVSRSTVQRTLRIYAAKGLDGVRSFGWKGQPSALTPHHGTIEDAFRRHPPHTAHEAARRIEDLTGVRRKASRVRQFLKEDLGMKCLKVAPIPVPPKKTVDEHARTQADFLKDGTGTEVGGSPRR, encoded by the coding sequence ATGCGTCCCCAATATTCGTTTCCCGAACCCGTGGTCCAAGCGATCGCGGACGCGCGCTATCGGCACCCGGACCCGCGTGTCCAAGAGCGGATGGAGATTCTCTGGCTCAAGACCCGGAACGTGACGCACAGTCGGATCGCGGAGTTGGCCAACGTGTCGCGCTCCACGGTGCAGCGGACCCTGCGGATCTATGCGGCGAAGGGTCTGGATGGGGTCCGATCGTTCGGCTGGAAGGGCCAACCCAGTGCGCTGACACCGCATCACGGGACGATCGAAGACGCGTTTCGCCGGCACCCGCCGCACACGGCCCACGAGGCGGCGCGGCGGATCGAGGACCTGACGGGCGTCCGACGCAAGGCGTCGCGGGTGCGCCAGTTCTTGAAAGAGGATCTGGGGATGAAATGCCTGAAGGTGGCACCCATCCCGGTGCCGCCCAAGAAAACGGTCGACGAACACGCCCGCACGCAGGCGGATTTTTTAAAAGACGGAACTGGAACCGAAGTTGGCGGAAGCCCGCGACGGTAA
- a CDS encoding SRPBCC family protein: protein MAATLLTVAAKSLAGPQSAVGRNVDRLPQMLTNVSSTERGASLIVGAVLAGYGVARGGIVETLIGGFLVFRGVTGHCPVSQALGISTADAAAENSVIAAEHGTRVEATVTVKRTAAEAFRFWRDFENLPKFMNHLVDVDTTTDGKSRWTAKGPLGLQVQWNAKLTSDEPDRLIAWKSLEGSDVDTAGSVHFTSLPGDAGTSVRVVLKYDPPAGKLGTAVAKLFGENPQRQIEEDLERFREAIEAIPQTKS from the coding sequence ATGGCCGCGACCCTGCTTACCGTTGCCGCAAAGTCACTCGCTGGACCGCAATCGGCTGTCGGCAGAAATGTGGATCGCCTCCCGCAGATGCTCACCAACGTCAGCAGCACCGAGCGTGGTGCTTCCCTCATTGTTGGCGCCGTCCTGGCTGGCTACGGAGTTGCCAGAGGCGGGATAGTCGAGACATTGATAGGCGGTTTCCTCGTATTCCGCGGAGTAACAGGCCACTGCCCGGTGTCTCAGGCGTTGGGTATCAGCACCGCTGACGCGGCTGCCGAAAACTCGGTCATCGCCGCCGAACACGGGACCCGCGTGGAAGCGACGGTCACGGTGAAGCGAACCGCCGCGGAAGCCTTCCGCTTTTGGCGGGACTTCGAGAACCTGCCGAAGTTCATGAACCACCTCGTCGACGTCGATACCACGACCGATGGCAAGTCTCGATGGACGGCCAAGGGACCTCTCGGCCTTCAGGTGCAATGGAACGCGAAGCTCACCTCCGACGAACCCGATCGCCTGATTGCGTGGAAGTCGCTGGAAGGCTCTGACGTCGACACCGCAGGTTCGGTTCATTTCACTTCGTTGCCTGGTGACGCGGGAACTTCGGTTCGAGTCGTGTTGAAGTACGACCCGCCTGCCGGCAAGTTGGGAACAGCGGTTGCCAAGCTGTTCGGGGAGAACCCCCAGCGGCAGATCGAGGAAGACTTGGAGCGGTTTCGCGAAGCGATCGAAGCGATTCCCCAAACCAAGTCGTGA
- a CDS encoding YsnF/AvaK domain-containing protein gives MSNRKKKHNAVLGVFETRARADQAIADLKAAGFDDAEIGMVHRDAEGHTIKTGAADDTKAGEGAAIGAAAGAAGGALVGAGILAGVIPVIGPILAIGTLGTVLLNAAGGAAIAGIAGALVGWGLSEEDAAYYENEVKAGHFLVTVETSDRDDEARSILHQHSGFDRSAWAAVRADRANILSEGSFKADDGRVIQLHEEHLKADKQTVNRGDVKVRKEVHTEHKQITVPVEREEVVVERRPANGRRTATGEIQAEEIRIPVKEERVHVRKEAVVTEDVSVGKRKIHDTETVSGDVRKEDLVVESEGGANVRQTTKKVHK, from the coding sequence ATGTCGAACCGAAAGAAGAAGCACAACGCCGTTCTGGGCGTTTTCGAGACCCGCGCCCGTGCGGATCAAGCCATTGCCGACTTGAAGGCGGCCGGATTCGACGACGCGGAAATCGGAATGGTTCACCGCGACGCCGAAGGGCACACGATCAAGACAGGCGCAGCCGACGACACCAAGGCCGGGGAAGGTGCCGCGATCGGGGCGGCCGCGGGTGCGGCGGGCGGAGCCCTGGTCGGGGCCGGCATTTTGGCCGGTGTGATCCCGGTGATCGGACCCATCCTGGCCATTGGGACGTTGGGCACTGTCCTGCTGAATGCCGCGGGCGGGGCAGCCATTGCGGGCATCGCCGGGGCATTAGTAGGCTGGGGCCTCTCCGAAGAAGACGCCGCGTACTACGAGAACGAAGTGAAGGCCGGGCACTTCCTCGTAACCGTTGAGACGAGCGACCGCGACGACGAAGCCCGTTCCATCCTCCATCAACACAGCGGATTTGATCGCTCGGCTTGGGCCGCCGTTCGCGCCGACCGCGCCAACATCTTGTCCGAGGGCTCATTTAAAGCGGACGACGGCCGGGTGATTCAATTGCACGAAGAGCACCTGAAGGCCGACAAGCAAACGGTGAATCGCGGGGACGTGAAGGTTCGCAAAGAAGTTCACACCGAACATAAGCAGATCACCGTCCCGGTCGAGCGTGAAGAGGTCGTGGTCGAGCGGCGGCCGGCCAACGGACGGCGGACCGCAACGGGGGAAATTCAGGCGGAGGAAATTCGCATTCCGGTCAAGGAAGAGCGTGTCCATGTCCGTAAAGAGGCTGTGGTTACGGAAGACGTGAGCGTCGGGAAGCGAAAGATTCACGACACCGAGACGGTGAGCGGTGATGTTCGAAAGGAAGACCTGGTTGTCGAATCCGAAGGCGGAGCCAATGTCCGCCAAACGACGAAGAAAGTGCATAAGTAG